The Polyodon spathula isolate WHYD16114869_AA chromosome 3, ASM1765450v1, whole genome shotgun sequence genome has a segment encoding these proteins:
- the acss2l gene encoding acyl-CoA synthetase short chain family member 2 like isoform X1, with product MSRMVIPGTTRTEEKLFNPPGELQKDAHVPNFESYLRLYKKSIEEPEEFWKEVAEGFFWKSPPKGEFLKYNFDVTKGNVNVKFMEGAKTNICYNILDRNVKEKNRGEKVAYYWEGNSPSHSCSITYSQLLKQVCKFANVLKNMGVKKGDRVAIYLPMIPELVYSMLACARVGAVHSIVFAGFSSESLCERILDSQCSFLITADGVYRGDKLINLKQISDEAMEKCKEKENFVVKNCIIVRHIGKRKNNANVYNTFQTPWNADTNVWWDDVMKNSSEECEPEWVDAEDPLFILYTSGSTGKPKGVLHTVAGYLLYTALTFKYVFDYHPDDVYWCTADIGWITGHSYITYGPLANGATSVLFEGVPVYPHVGRFWEIIEKHSVSKFYTAPTAIRLLMKYGQEPVKKFNLGSLKILGTVGEPINPEAWLWYYNVVGEKRCPVLDTFWQTETGGHVITPLPAATPLKPGSATFPFFGVLPIILNEHGEELEGEAEGYLVFKQPWPAIMRTVYGNHERFENTYFKKFPGFYVTGDGCRRDKEGYYWITGRIDDMLNVSGHLLSTAEVESALTEHPVVAEAAVVSCPHAVKGECLYCFVTLKNGREFSHSLAEELKKQVREKIGPIATPDFIQNAPGLPKTRSGKIMRRVLRQIARSEKDLGDLSTLADPKVVEVLFSQRCEATA from the exons ATGTCAAGGATGGTGATCCCTGGAACTACACGCACAGAGGAGAAGCTCTTTAACCCTCCTGGAGAGCTGCAGAAAGACGCTCACGTTCCTAATTTCGAAAGCTACTTGAGGCTTTACAAGAAATCCATTGAAGAGCCGGAGG AGTTTTGGAAAGAGGTTGCTGAAGGTTTCTTCTGGAAGAGTCCTCCAAAAGGAGAGTTTCTGAAGTATAACTTTGATGTTACGAAAGGCAATGTTAATGTCAAGTTCATGGAAGGCGCTAAAACCAATATATGTTACAACATCCTAGACAGAAATGTGAAAGAGAAGAATCGTGGAGAAAAAGTGGCATATTACTG GGAAGGGAATTCACCTAGCCACAGCTGTTCTATCACATACAGTCAGCTGCTGAAGCAAGTCTGCAAGTTtgccaatgttttaaaaaatatgg gAGTGAAGAAAGGGGACAGAGTAGCAATCTACCTACCCATGATCCCGGAGCTAGTATATTCCATGCTAGCATGTGCAAGAGTAGGAGCAGTACATTCCATAGTG TTTGCAGGTTTCTCATCAGAATCTCTGTGTGAGAGAATCCTGGATTCCCAGTGTTCATTTCTCATCACTGCAG ATGGTGTTTATAGAGGAGATAAACTAATCAACCTTAAGCAGATCTCCGATGAGGCAATGGAGAAGTGCAAAGAAAA GGAAAACTTTGTTGTTAAAAATTGCATCATTGTAAGGCACATTGGAAAGAGGAAGAACAATGCCAATGTTTACAACACATTTCAG ACACCCTGGAATGCGGACACCAATGTGTGGTGGGATGATGTAATGAAAAACTCCAGTGAAGAATGTGAACCGGAGTGGGTCGATGCGGAAGATCCTCTCTTCATCCTCTACACAAGTGGGTCCACTGGTAAACCAAAG GGAGTTTTGCACACAGTTGCCGGCTACCTTCTCTACACCGCGCTCacgtttaaatatgtttttgactACCACCCTGATGATGTGTACTGGTGTACGGCTGACATCGGTTGGATTACTGGTCACTCATACATTACTTACGGACCACTTGCCAATGGCGCCACAAGCGTGCTT TTTGAAGGTGTACCAGTCTACCCTCACGTGGGAAGGTTCTGGGAGATAATTGAAAAACACAGCGTGTCAAAGTTCTATACAGCGCCAACTGCCATTCGACTGCTGATGAAGTACGGGCAGGAACCTGTGAAGAA GTTCAACCTTGGTTCTCTTAAAATCCTGGGTACTGTTGGAGAGCCTATCAACCCTGAGGCTTGGCTGTGGTACTACAATGTTGTTGGAGAGAAGAGGTGTCCAGTCCTGGATACTTTCTGGCAAACAGAGACT GGTGGTCACGTGATTACACCTTTACCAGCTGCCACTCCCCTGAAACCTGGCTCTGCT ACATTTCCTTTCTTTGGGGTGCTGCCCATCATTTTGAATGAGCATGGAGAAGAGCTTGAGGGGGAAGCAGAAGGCTATTTG GTCTTCAAGCAGCCATGGCCAGCTATAATGCGCACAGTGTATGGAAATCACGAACGGTTTGAGAACACCTATTTCAAAAAGTTCCCTGGGTTTTACGTCACGGGTGATG GCTGTCGAAGGGATAAAGAGGGGTATTATTGGATCACTGGTAGGATTGACGACATGCTCAATGTATCTG GACACTTGCTGAGCACTGCTGAGGTGGAGTCAGCCCTGACGGAGCACCCTGTTGTGGCAGAGGCTGCAGTGGTGAGCTGCCCCCATGCTGTCAAAGGGGAATGCCTCTATTGCTTTGTCACATTGAAGAATGGGAGAGAGTTCAGCCATTCTCTTGCAGAAGAACTGAAGAAGCAAG TACGGGAAAAAATTGGACCAATTGCCACACCAGACTTTATCCAGAATGCACCAGGACTGCCTAAAACACGTTCAG GAAAAATAATGAGACGGGTCCTGAGACAGATTGCCCGCAGCGAAAAAGACCTTGGAGACCTCTCCACGCTGGCAGACCCCAAAGTTGTGGAGGTTCTCTTCAGCCAGAGGTGCGAAGCTACTGCTTGA
- the acss2l gene encoding acyl-CoA synthetase short chain family member 2 like isoform X2: MSRMVIPGTTRTEEKLFNPPGELQKDAHVPNFESYLRLYKKSIEEPEEFWKEVAEGFFWKSPPKGEFLKYNFDVTKGNVNVKFMEGAKTNICYNILDRNVKEKNRGEKVAYYWEGNSPSHSCSITYSQLLKQVCKFANVLKNMGVKKGDRVAIYLPMIPELVYSMLACARVGAVHSIVFAGFSSESLCERILDSQCSFLITADGVYRGDKLINLKQISDEAMEKCKEKENFVVKNCIIVRHIGKRKNNANVYNTFQTPWNADTNVWWDDVMKNSSEECEPEWVDAEDPLFILYTSGSTGKPKGVLHTVAGYLLYTALTFKYVFDYHPDDVYWCTADIGWITGHSYITYGPLANGATSVLFEGVPVYPHVGRFWEIIEKHSVSKFYTAPTAIRLLMKYGQEPVKKFNLGSLKILGTVGEPINPEAWLWYYNVVGEKRCPVLDTFWQTETTFPFFGVLPIILNEHGEELEGEAEGYLVFKQPWPAIMRTVYGNHERFENTYFKKFPGFYVTGDGCRRDKEGYYWITGRIDDMLNVSGHLLSTAEVESALTEHPVVAEAAVVSCPHAVKGECLYCFVTLKNGREFSHSLAEELKKQVREKIGPIATPDFIQNAPGLPKTRSGKIMRRVLRQIARSEKDLGDLSTLADPKVVEVLFSQRCEATA, translated from the exons ATGTCAAGGATGGTGATCCCTGGAACTACACGCACAGAGGAGAAGCTCTTTAACCCTCCTGGAGAGCTGCAGAAAGACGCTCACGTTCCTAATTTCGAAAGCTACTTGAGGCTTTACAAGAAATCCATTGAAGAGCCGGAGG AGTTTTGGAAAGAGGTTGCTGAAGGTTTCTTCTGGAAGAGTCCTCCAAAAGGAGAGTTTCTGAAGTATAACTTTGATGTTACGAAAGGCAATGTTAATGTCAAGTTCATGGAAGGCGCTAAAACCAATATATGTTACAACATCCTAGACAGAAATGTGAAAGAGAAGAATCGTGGAGAAAAAGTGGCATATTACTG GGAAGGGAATTCACCTAGCCACAGCTGTTCTATCACATACAGTCAGCTGCTGAAGCAAGTCTGCAAGTTtgccaatgttttaaaaaatatgg gAGTGAAGAAAGGGGACAGAGTAGCAATCTACCTACCCATGATCCCGGAGCTAGTATATTCCATGCTAGCATGTGCAAGAGTAGGAGCAGTACATTCCATAGTG TTTGCAGGTTTCTCATCAGAATCTCTGTGTGAGAGAATCCTGGATTCCCAGTGTTCATTTCTCATCACTGCAG ATGGTGTTTATAGAGGAGATAAACTAATCAACCTTAAGCAGATCTCCGATGAGGCAATGGAGAAGTGCAAAGAAAA GGAAAACTTTGTTGTTAAAAATTGCATCATTGTAAGGCACATTGGAAAGAGGAAGAACAATGCCAATGTTTACAACACATTTCAG ACACCCTGGAATGCGGACACCAATGTGTGGTGGGATGATGTAATGAAAAACTCCAGTGAAGAATGTGAACCGGAGTGGGTCGATGCGGAAGATCCTCTCTTCATCCTCTACACAAGTGGGTCCACTGGTAAACCAAAG GGAGTTTTGCACACAGTTGCCGGCTACCTTCTCTACACCGCGCTCacgtttaaatatgtttttgactACCACCCTGATGATGTGTACTGGTGTACGGCTGACATCGGTTGGATTACTGGTCACTCATACATTACTTACGGACCACTTGCCAATGGCGCCACAAGCGTGCTT TTTGAAGGTGTACCAGTCTACCCTCACGTGGGAAGGTTCTGGGAGATAATTGAAAAACACAGCGTGTCAAAGTTCTATACAGCGCCAACTGCCATTCGACTGCTGATGAAGTACGGGCAGGAACCTGTGAAGAA GTTCAACCTTGGTTCTCTTAAAATCCTGGGTACTGTTGGAGAGCCTATCAACCCTGAGGCTTGGCTGTGGTACTACAATGTTGTTGGAGAGAAGAGGTGTCCAGTCCTGGATACTTTCTGGCAAACAGAGACT ACATTTCCTTTCTTTGGGGTGCTGCCCATCATTTTGAATGAGCATGGAGAAGAGCTTGAGGGGGAAGCAGAAGGCTATTTG GTCTTCAAGCAGCCATGGCCAGCTATAATGCGCACAGTGTATGGAAATCACGAACGGTTTGAGAACACCTATTTCAAAAAGTTCCCTGGGTTTTACGTCACGGGTGATG GCTGTCGAAGGGATAAAGAGGGGTATTATTGGATCACTGGTAGGATTGACGACATGCTCAATGTATCTG GACACTTGCTGAGCACTGCTGAGGTGGAGTCAGCCCTGACGGAGCACCCTGTTGTGGCAGAGGCTGCAGTGGTGAGCTGCCCCCATGCTGTCAAAGGGGAATGCCTCTATTGCTTTGTCACATTGAAGAATGGGAGAGAGTTCAGCCATTCTCTTGCAGAAGAACTGAAGAAGCAAG TACGGGAAAAAATTGGACCAATTGCCACACCAGACTTTATCCAGAATGCACCAGGACTGCCTAAAACACGTTCAG GAAAAATAATGAGACGGGTCCTGAGACAGATTGCCCGCAGCGAAAAAGACCTTGGAGACCTCTCCACGCTGGCAGACCCCAAAGTTGTGGAGGTTCTCTTCAGCCAGAGGTGCGAAGCTACTGCTTGA